The following DNA comes from Streptomyces sp. NBC_00273.
TGTCGGACCACTGGCAGACCTGGGCGACGTACCGCCGGCTCGGCCCGCTCTGGCACGAGGTGCAGATCTCCGCGCCCTGCGGTACCCCCTCCGTCCAGATGGCCTGGTGGTCCGCGGCGGAACTACGGGTGATCCAGCGCGAGTCGGACATCCACGACGGCTTCCTGCACCTCGGGCCGTACTTCGACAAGGGCCTCGGCGACGGCGCCTACGAGAGCGCCGTCGCCGCGGGTGCCGACGACGAGACGGCCCGCGCCGTCGCCGAGGCCGCCATGGTCGCGGCCGCCGTACGGGCCCGCTCCGCCGACCCCGACGGAAAGGTCATCGGAGAGGACGAGGAGGCCGTCCTCGACGTCGCCGACGGCCCGCGCGACCTGCTGCGGATCTCCCACGCACTGCGGCACTCGCCGGTGGTGCAAGCGGTCCGGCGAGAGGTCACCGCGTAGCGGCGGACCGGGAGTCCGCCGGCCCTCAGCGGCTGGCGACGGCTGCCGACGCCGTGGCCGGGAACAGGTCCTGGAACGGTGCGGCCGAGTCGATCCCCTCCCGGCCGTACGGCGCGTCGAAACTCCACACCATGAAGAGCAGGAACACGATCAGCGCGCTGAACAGCCCGGCGAGCAGCAACTCCCGTCCGGAGCGCCGGATCTGCAGGGTGAAGATCAGTCCGACCGTGACCAGCCCACCGACCAGCAGCCCGAACCACACCACGCCCGGCAGCGTGGACTCGGAGCTCTGCGTCCGCGAGTGCCGCGCGTCGTCGGCGGTCGCGATGTGGTCCAGCAGCGGCTGGTAGGCCTGCGCCTGGAGCTCGTTGGCCGGGCTCTGGTGCGTGACGTCGGTGCGCAGCTTGCCGAGCAGTGCAGCGCCTTCGGGCGAGGCGCTGTCGCCGGAGGTCAGCAGCGGCCAGTCCACGGCGACGGTGTGGGAGACGTACGCGTCCACCTCGCCCCGGATCCGGTCGCGGACGGCCGCCGGGTAGACGTCGGCGCGCTGGGTCACCTCGTACAGGGCCTGGGCCTCGCGGCGCACGCTGTCCTCGGCGGCGCCGCGCGCCTCCCAGACGCCCGCGATGGCCAGGCCCAGCACGATCGCGTAGACCACGCCCACCATCATCGTCATGTACTCGATGACATCGGGGGTTTCGCTGGTGTCCTCGTCGTCGGCGGCCCGGCGGTGCCGGATCGCGGTGATGGCGAGGACGAGGGCGCAGACGAGCGCCATGGCGATGGCCAGGACCAGCCATTCGGACACGTGGGTTCTCCCGGTGTGGATCGGTGGTTCGACGGATCGGTGGTTCGACGGATCGGTGGACGGGGGGGGCGGAGGGGCGGAGAGGCGGCGGTCAGCCGCGGCTCTTGGAACGGGGGCGCAGGGCGGCGGCGGCGAGTACGGCCGGGGTGGTGACGACGACCATGAGCGTCATGGTGGACATCCCGCCCGGGCCGCGCCGCTCCAGGGCCACCGAGCGGTACGGACGCACGTGGAAGGCGCTCACCCGTGCGGCGGCGGCCCTGGCCGCGGGCGGGGCGGGTGCGTCGGCCGACGCCGGTTCGTCCCGGCCCTCGGGACCCGCCGCGGGCTCCGGCGGCTCCGACCCCCGGGCCCTTGCCTCCGCGGAAGGCTCCACCGCTGCGCCGGGCGGACGCTGCCGCGCCGGCTCGGCCGGCCGCACGGGCCGCTCGACGGGGGTGGTGGATTGCACGGGCCGCCCCGGGTGACGCACGGTCGGCCGGTCGGCGCCCGGCTCGACCACCCGGACCGAGGGCCCCCCGGACGGAGGCCGGAAGACCGGCCTCTCCGGCTGCCCGGCCGGCACGCACACGTCGACGCGGGCTCCGTGGCCGTGGCCGTGGCCGTCTCCGTAGCCGTCTCCGTCGGCCGCGACCGCCACATGGCCGTGCAGCGGGCAGAGCGCCGCCACCAGGCCCGCCCCGGCGAAGTACTGCCAAGCGGTCACCGCGCGCCTCCCGAAATCCGCAGCAGAAGTAAGGGCTACCGCTGAAGAAACGATCAATGGGCGGCTTCGACACGCCGTGGACGGGTGCTGATCCGCGATGCGGCATGATGTCGCCGTGGGGACCGAGGGGGCGAACGCCCGGCTGATCGCAGGGCGCTACCGGCTGGACGCCAAGCTCGGACGCGGTGGCATGGGCATCGTGTGGCGCGCCACCGACCAGCTGCTCGGCCGGAGCGTCGCCGTCAAGGAGGTCGCGCTCGACCTCGCGCTGTCCGAGGACGAGGCCCGGCACCAGCGTGAGCGCACGCTCCGCGAGGCACGGGCGGCCGCGCAGCTCAAGCACCCCCACATCATCGTGGTGCACGACATCGTCGAGGACGGCGAACTCCCTTACATCGTCATGGAACTGGTCGAGGGCGGTTCCCTCGCCGACCGGCTCTCCCGGACCGGCCCGGTGGACGTCGCCGAGGCGGCCCGGATCGGGATCGCGCTGGTCGGCGCGTTGCGCACGGCGCACGCGGCCGGGGTGCTGCACCGGGACATCAAGCCGGCGAACGTGCTGCTGGAGGCGCCGGGCGGGCGGCCCGTGCTCACCGACTTCGGGATCGCGCAGGTGTCGGGCGCCACGACGCTGACCACCACCGGGTCGTTCGTCGGGTCCCCCGAATACACCGCGCCCGAGCGGATGTCGGGGCGGACGCCGGCGGGGCCCGAGGCCGATCTGTGGTCGCTGGGCGCCCTGCTGTGCGCGGCCCTCAGCGGCGCCTCGCCCTTCCGGCGGGACTCGCTCGGCGGGATCCTGCACGCGGTGGTCTTCGACGAGATCCGGCCGCCCGAGGCGTGCGGCGCGCTGCTGCCGGTGGTGCGGGGGCTGCTGGAGCGCGATCCGGCCGGACGGCTCGACGCGGAGCGGGCCGAGCAGATGCTGCGGGCCTGTGCGGAGTCGGCGGCCCAGTACACCCCGACGCAGTACGCCCCGGCCCCGTACGGCCCGACACGGTCCG
Coding sequences within:
- a CDS encoding serine/threonine-protein kinase, translating into MGTEGANARLIAGRYRLDAKLGRGGMGIVWRATDQLLGRSVAVKEVALDLALSEDEARHQRERTLREARAAAQLKHPHIIVVHDIVEDGELPYIVMELVEGGSLADRLSRTGPVDVAEAARIGIALVGALRTAHAAGVLHRDIKPANVLLEAPGGRPVLTDFGIAQVSGATTLTTTGSFVGSPEYTAPERMSGRTPAGPEADLWSLGALLCAALSGASPFRRDSLGGILHAVVFDEIRPPEACGALLPVVRGLLERDPAGRLDAERAEQMLRACAESAAQYTPTQYAPAPYGPTRSVPGPQAPSPQASSPQAPAPQAPVPHDPTRPGAAPVSAPMPVSAAVPAPGPVRAPGMRRPGAALIAGLLMAAIAGAGVSAALLVNDGERGGQTSTSGAAGRPHTPATGTAATAATGALGERIDTGSPSSDDEPAPAGYRVVTDPEGFSLAVPLGFTRKVEGPRIFYMSPGEAFRIGIKVAEPESGGPLAVHQRAHAKGPGTNPGYRDAEVVTTSQNGRQAALWLFTWDGFSTTEGPRHTRDLCWEEDGRLYDVWVSSPVHQGDEARGYFDTAVRTFVRTGD
- a CDS encoding bestrophin-like domain, translated to MSEWLVLAIAMALVCALVLAITAIRHRRAADDEDTSETPDVIEYMTMMVGVVYAIVLGLAIAGVWEARGAAEDSVRREAQALYEVTQRADVYPAAVRDRIRGEVDAYVSHTVAVDWPLLTSGDSASPEGAALLGKLRTDVTHQSPANELQAQAYQPLLDHIATADDARHSRTQSSESTLPGVVWFGLLVGGLVTVGLIFTLQIRRSGRELLLAGLFSALIVFLLFMVWSFDAPYGREGIDSAAPFQDLFPATASAAVASR